The region GCAGCAGCCGTCAGCATAGATGGCAACGGAAATTTCATGAGAAGTTCTCCATTGGTGATTTATGGAATTAATGATGATGCAACAATGGAGGCTATCGCATGTCGTGAGGCCCTTTCATTGGGTATGATTTGATGTTACATAGCTTCGTAATAGCATCGGACTCGAAGCAGATAGCGAATGATATTCAGAAGAGAACCAGTGGTGCTTATGACACCATCATTGATGAGATTAAAGAATAGGGCTTTAATGTTCAATTGTAAGTTTACTTTTGAAGACAACGTCGATAGGTTAGCCAACTTTTTCAATTCTCTTAATCAAGGAGGTACATTTGGATGATCCAACCCATGATCCCTTTATAATGCCACTTCATTTGGACTCTAGCCAATAAAGCTTGGTTATACCCTAAAAAAACCTCAACACTCGTAACTGTACACACCCCTAATTAAAAAAAAAACCTTGTAACTATACACTGCTACTACGGCGTCAAGGTTGGCTCGCGCGGAACGCTGCGGCAGAGCAGACGAGATGGCGGCGGCTCTGCTCCGAGCCGCTCGTGCTTCGCGGCACCTCGCGCTCCCTCGCTCTATCGTCGGCCGCTCTAGCCAACTATCCTcctcctcctgcaccgcctctacgGCGGAGACGCCGTCCACTGCCGCCGCTGCGCCGCCCATCCCGGCAGACGTTGAGGACGCGGTCGTCGTCGAAGCCGAAGAGGAGGACTTGAGGAGCCACATCTTCCGGCTGCGGCTGGCGAAGCGGAGCGCGACGGAGGCGCTGGAGAAGTGGGCCGGCGAGGgccgcgccgcccccgcgccgGAGCTCCGCCGCATCGCCCGCGACCTCAGCCGCGCCCGCCGCTACAAGCACGCGCTCGAGGTTCGCGCACTCCCAGATCCCTGATCTCCTCTGATTGCGCTGCGTAGTTAGAGCAAGGGTTTTGTCGAGCGATTTGGTACAGATTTAAGTTATTGTCTATGCAACGCAGTGGTACGATCTGTTTGTATCTCCTTGGAAATGGTGATGAAATGTTGCCGATGTTTGATTTCTGTAGTTGAATTCTTCAGGTAGCCAATTTTTCTGTATGGATAGGAAGGATGTGGTTTTTTAACTGAGTTGTACTGCTGGTTAATAATTTTAATTAGGGATCGCCTATTTCCAAATTCCAAGTCGACCAAAATTTCCATTTCCATGTTGCATATTTCACGTTGGATGTTGACCCTTTATCCGGCAGAAATAGGGTAGGTGCACATTTCAGAAATTGTGTGCCACTTTCGGTATAGAAATGTGTGAAGTTGCACATAATTTTTTATGCAGTTTGGTTGGCTTAGAAGAAATATAGCCAATCAGTTATATAGAGTCTCCTTCCAAGCTATGCATCATTCtaatactccctccaatccataataAGTGTCGCATTTTTTAACTAAGGTTGAACTAACCTTAGTTCAAAACCGCGACACTtactttggatcggagggagtagcattTATGTGCTTTAGTGATCTTGTTTTGCCATTGCTGATTGGAAAGGAGACATGGAAGCTCATGTAGTGCTGAGTCCTTTATCGGAAAAAAAATGTAGTGCTGAGTCATGAGGAGCTGTAACATGTAGTTTAGGGTCTTAATACTAGAAAGCTAGTTATTGTCAGATAAACATTTGTCTCATGTACATGCTGTGCCATCTTATTGCCGACTTAGGTAATCCATCTTTTTTGTATTTAACTACATGACAAGCACTTTATCTTGTTTACAAACTCAGTGTGCCGAATGGATATCTGTTCTTGAGATGTTAGATTGAGCAGTTTTAACATGGTCCCTCTTACCTCCTCTTTTCACATGAGAGGTAAGAGTATATAATAGATCTGAGCCATTGATTTCATTAAGTAGTGAGTCTTCATATTAGTAGAAGAGTTATGTCCGTCCATGAAAGAGCTAGGCATTGAAATTTCACCTGGCTAAAGCTCAAAGCACATATCCAAACAGTCACTTCTTTCTCTGTCTCTTTGCATTGCTTATTCTATTACCTACGAAATGCTTATAAACAGGATCAAACAATTTTACCCTCGCTGCTATATTTCTCATTCAAGAAAAACAAGAAGAAAGGGCGAGAGCATTAGTTCTTTAACTTTGCGTTTTGCAGGTAGCAGAGTTTATGAAGACACATCATGAGTCTGATTTATCTGAGAACGACTATGGGGTGCGCATTGACTTGATTACAAAAGTTTTTGGCGCGAATGCAGCCGAAGATTTTTTTGAGAAGCTTCCACCTACAGCCAAATCACTGGAAGCATATACTGCACTCCTCCATTCTTACGCTCGATCAAAGATGATAGACAAAGCTGAGAGGCTGTTTCAGAGAATGAAGGATGCAGACCTGCCTATTGATGTCCTGGTCTACAATGAAATGATGACCCTGTATATTTCTGTGGGCGAGATTGATAAGGTTCCAACTCTTGCCGAGGAATTGAAGAGGCAAAACGTTTCGCCAGATCTATTCACATACAACCTCCGGATCAGCGCGTCGGTTGCATCCATGGACCTAGAGGTCTTCAGAGGAATTCTCGAGGAGATGTCAAAAGATCCGAACTCCAACGAAGGGTGGACACTGTACCGAAACCTCGCTAGTATCTACGTTGATGCCAGCCAGCTTGTTAGCTCGGGGAATTCGCTGGTAGAAGCCGAGGCGAAGATTAGCCAGAGGGATTGGATAACCTACGATCTCCTCGTCATCTTGCACGCCGGTCTCGGCAACCTGGACAGGGTGAAGGACATATGGAAATCGATGCAGATGACTGCCCAGAGGATGACTAGTCGGAACTATGTCTGCGTGCTCTCTGCCTATCTGATGTGCGGGCAGCTGAAGGATGCCGCGGAGGTCGTCGACCAGTGGCAGCGATCGAAACTCCCAGAGTTTGACGTCTCCGCCTGCAACAGGCTGTTTGATGCCCTTCTGGCTGCCGGCTTCACGGACACGGCGGATAGCTTTAGAGAGCTGATGTTGCAGAAGAGCTGTATACTGTCGAGCAGGGCTAGCGCGTGCTCCTGAGTGGCATGTTATGCTCTGTCGCGAACAGCTGCCTGCTGCTGTGTTATGGACTTATGGTACGAGAATAATGGACTCCGGAACAGTTTATGCTTTATTTTGGCAAATACAATCTGACAATATTGTCGGGTCAAGCGCCGCAATATCGAAAGAAATATATTTTCAGGTCCAGCGTAACTAAGAGCACGCATGATTCTGCCACATGTGTGGCAGCGGTGTATGTTTTATTGGTTGCTTCGCTGCCATAGCCGAGCCATGTCACAATTTTGTACTCCTAGTAGCAGTTTGGCAGTTTTGCAAGCTTTGCTAAGCTGCGGCGAACATTTTCTTGTGACGTGCCACGGTTCAACAGGAAAGGTGTGACGAAGTTCAGCAAGGAACGAACGTGCCTCAGGTGCCAACTACGCAGGTACGGCTAAAGCTGAAGTTGGTAACTGATTGCACCCGTGTTCATCCTGTGGAGCTCACGAATTGAGTGGCATATGAtctgtacaactgctccacgaggGTAGGCGACATCGCCTGATCGATCACACTTCAGCATCTTGTTCTCATGCTCCACACCTTTGGCCAGGTGTAGCATGCACCGGTGAGACAATACATGATTGTCCATGTCATATGAAAACCAGTCACGATCTAGATGAGCTTGTTTAAGGATTTCTTGGCGTCATTGGGCAAGCCTCAGCTACCACACCCACAATTTTCCAAAAAACTGGATTGATACTGCATTCTACAATTATGGCAAATTGTATGACATTTACGGTCGACAAAAGTATTAATAATCGCATCGCATTCAGTGTGATGGCAAAATCAGTAGTCAAAGCAGATCAATCTAGATGTAGAAACGTGAAGGGGGGGCTGTGATACTACAAGAGCAAAAGGCAAGTGTCCACTCGTCAGAAAATTTCTgcccaagaaagaaagaaagaaaaggaaggtGCGAATTTCCCTCGGGATtttaggcgccgccgccgccgctaacgTAGCAGCACACCACACCGCCAGGTTCCAGCTGAGCTCTCTCTTGTAGAGCAGACCACCGCCTCACCTGCCAATTCTATGGTTGCGGTGATGGAGGTGCGTCCACACCTCCTCGTCCTTCTCTGCCTCcttggcgccggcgccggcgccgggatGGCGCAGTCTTTGCCGCCGGCGCCGGTGCCGCagtccggggcggcggcggcggcgccgaggcCCACGCCGTTCGGGCGCACCATGTCCACGGTCATCACCGTGGCCATCAGCGtcttcttcttcctgctcttctTCTGCGCCTACATCAACCAGTGCCGCCTCGCCGAGAACGCCGCGCCGCAGGGGGCCAACGCCGCCGCGGCCGGGGCCGGTGCGTCCAGGAGGGGGAAGCGCGGGCTGGACCCGGCGCTGGTGGCCACGTTCCCGATCATGCAGTACAGGGAGATCAAGGAGCACAAGATCGGCAGGGGCGTGCTGGAGTGCGCCGTGTGCCTCACGGCGTTCGAGGAGGCCGACGACCTCCGGCTGCTGCCGCACTGCTCGCACGCCTTCCACCCGGAGTGCATCGACCCCTGGCTCGAGGCGCGGATCACGTGCCCGCTGTGCCGCGCCAACCTcgagaagccgccgccgccgccgcagccgtccGCCGTGGCGCCCCCGTCGCCCGAGCAGGCGGCGCTGCATCAGCCCTCGCCTTCGCCGTCCCCGCCGCACGCCGTGGCGATACCGGTGCGGGAGGATGAGGAGGACAGCGACGAGGACGACAGGAAGGAGGAGGCGATGGAGCTGGAGATGCTGCGCAGCGAGCGGCGGGCGGCGAGGCTGCCGAGATCGCACTCGACGGGGCACTCGCTGTTCGCGGCGTCGGCGGCCGCCGCCGAGCGGAGCGACCACGAGAGGTTCACGCTGCGGCTGCCGCACCACGTGAGGGAGCAGGTGCTCAGGTCGCGCCGcctgcgccacgccaccagcctgatCGACCTCGCCGGAGCGAGCCCCGAGGGGAGCGTGCGCGGAGGCCGGCCcgcgggcggaggaggcggcggcagcagccacGGCGGGCGGCGGTGGCAGGCGTTCCTGGCGAGGACGATGTCGTGGGCCCGAGGGGGAGGCGACGGGTCGGTGCGCAAGGGGTGGGACGGGTCCACCCGGAGGGGAAGGGACGACGCCGAGTCGAGCAGAAAGGGGGCCGCttcgccggcggcggcgcggccatgACGACGTCGGCAGTCCACACCGCCACCGGAACTGCAGTGCAGAGCTTGACTGTAGAAAATGCTTGTAATTTGCCTTTTTTTAGTTGATTGATGGTATGGATAAATTTAATTTTTCGTGTTTTTAGCTACAGTAGGATTGTTTGCGTGTGCTCTTGTGAGGCCTGAACTTTTCTCGTTTCATTTGACTCTCGCGAAGTGAACTTTTTGTCGATCCGCGGATTCCTCCATCCGATAAAAAGCTTTGGCGAGGGAGAAGAATCGGAATGTTCACTTTTGGACTTGTGCACCCGCCTTTTCGCTTACAGATGAGATGACAGCCTTCCCTTTTGTCAGGGCATGATCAATGGAAGCATCCGTAAGGTATAGCCTCATCTTCTCCACCTAGATAAAGTATGTTGAGCAGTAGTACTATAAAATAAACTCCCAATGCAACAGCTGCTTCACCAGGGTCCACTTTCTCTCTCTCTTCGTAATCTTTTTCAAGCATGAACCGAGAGCATGCCTACTCTGTACCAGTGTATGCTCACCTTTCTCTTCTTTTCTACCCTTCTCTCACCTTTTTGCTTCTTTGGTCAGGGAGGAGCCGGCCTCCTCTGCAAGCATCCGTTTTGATCTGCAGGCAGCACGTTGAGCAGTTTAGGACCACCCGAGCCTATGTGGATAGCTGGGGCAGCTGTCCACGGTGGCGCGTTGGCCTTGCCCTCAAGAGATCAATTTTTGTTTAGTAGAGTAATACAACTTTGGTTAAGAGACGATGTTAGTGGGAGGAGCATTTGCAAATCTCATTCTCGTGGCTGGCGAGGTGCGAGCGTGAGGCGTAAGGCAGAGCAAATTGCAATTGCGCCGCTGGTGATGGATACCTCTTTAATCATTCCCGGCTTGTCCATCGTTCTTTGCGAGATTCCTGTTTTGGTTGGGCGTCGGTCGatcttccctttttcttttcttttccactCCACTGTCTCCCTCATGGTCAATTTAGTAGTACTCCTATATGAATTGGAAGGAGGGTTCATTCATGTGTAGAACAACCTGGGGGAGGCTCTTGTGCTTAAGAAATCAGCGGATAAGTTTCGCCATACAAAAATATATACACATGAGCGGATAAGAACGTGGCGTGGTTACCACGGGCACCGCTGCGTCCTGACCTGCGTGGTGGCGGTGCTATAGTAGGAGTAGTGTCTAGCAGTAGCGCATCGATCATCTATCCGAGACGAGTGAGGGAGCCGTGTGTCATGGCGCGGTGCCTTGGAAGACGCAAGGCGAAGCTGGCAACAGAAACGCACCACACGAGAAGCAACTAGATCGTCATGCATTGCTCGTGAAGAACAGGGCGTATATCCGTACGTCTGCTAGTTCATGCCAAGATCCAGGTGCGTTTATGTAGCTGTCGCATGTGCTTGTTTCTCCTGCCGAAATGAATTAGCAACTGTTCAACGTTAAGAATTAAAAAACAAGtgcaagggcatctccaacgcttagGGGAGGGAGGGCTTTGCGGAGTACGGACAACGGCCATGTAGGACTTTGACACCCCTGACCCATTAAAACCCCCATCCCGGTCTCATTTTTTTTTCAACCGCCCTTCTCCTCCCTTACTTTGCATCCACACCCTCCTCCCCCGATGTCGTTGTTGTACCTCTCCCGCCAGCACACATGCATTTGCTGGACCCCCACAACCAGCACCGACGCACCCGCTCGCCTTTCATGACGGTGTCGTCCACCCAGGACCCGTCCGTAGGCAGGTATACTCTGTCCCTGTTGACGTCGTTCATGGCGGTCACCACGCGCGGTaggtgttcggtcaaatgccatTGAACTTATTTTCGAAAGCCATGTCGCTTTTTAGAGTGCGAAGGATATCAGGGTACTCGACCATGGAGGATGGGTTGTTGTGTGATGCGTGGTTGGCCATATCCGCAGATTTCGTAGGCAGGAGCAGTGGTGCCCCTTCTGACAACGCGTCCATGATTCGTTTCACGCACGAGAGCTCATCCATATACGTTTTGCAGACCAACATCACCAAGTTTTGTGGCGCGGTTGatatgctggagacaaggtggcCATTGCGCGTGACAACCGAAGAGATCTtaagttttgcttcttcttgctcAACGTGTTGATTGATTCATATTCATTCAATGTTGCTCTAAACATTGTGTAGCCTGTATGCGTTGTCGTGATGTACCACAGGATAGAGGGACGGCTATTTAGGTAAATACACCGTTGGGTGAAGCTGAAGGTGCACTATGTGTGGGACACATGATCCGTTCATGAAAAACTTGTTGAAAATCAGTTGAAAATATTGTTGTACTAGACCTATCTGCATGGTGCATGCTATGTAGTATGAATGATTTGCAATTTTTTTCTATCGAAACTTTGATGAAATCCGCCGTGTTTGCATACATTACGTCTGTTTAGTTTAAATAGTGGTTGAAATGTATACATGCAGTACTGGATGGCCAGCTCCTATATCTGTGTCTGTAAACTGGTCCCTTGTTTATGGACGGATGCCAACAAATTTAATGGTCAGCGTCGGACATGCCCTAAGCGAAAGTACGACGATTCTTTCCCCTCTCTGATATAAGTATTGTTCTTCTTTCAGGGGGCATGACTTGCTTTTGGCATCAACAAGTCGAAATCGTTTAGATTAGACGGACAGTGTTACTCCTGCTACTTAAGAATCAAATGTCTTAATCATCAACGGTACTATACACCCTTTTCCACATAATTGAATCATCCCGTGCACGCGGCGGCGCGCCTCGGCGCTCTTTTTTTTTTCATGGTAGtacatgtctcattcatatcataaagattaaaaTACAAGTCATGTAAGGACCGATATGATAAAACCGAAAAGATAACAGAACATCACTGAGCTTAACACCAACACCCATCACCTGCCTCTGGCACCACAAcaggagccaccgaagaaaagaatgacgaatcaTCTCCTCACCCGAGcttgacgcggctccatcgctggtgTGCAACTTTGCGGATCTTCAAGATGGCTCATCAAAAGTGAAGCCCTTATCGTTGGACGAATCAGAccagggcaacaccccggacatgccatcgaactccagatctggcaccgcaCCGCGACTAAGATGTCGCAGAAGAAAACAATACCTGCCATCgacgaaccacgaacccagcatATGTTTCGTCTTCCAGATATCGTCGATGTAGACTACAatttgcatccgctcctggactacctcccaagctccgcgccgatgCTGGAGCAAACACCGTcacaacggcggagcccgaggacacaggtccaccacgaggatgccgccacTGCCACACCATCTTTGCTTGAACAGACTAGTtttcaaatccatccccaaccataagaCCGATGGTCTCGTCAGAGAAGGATCCTAAGAATCTTTATTcaacgccgtcatcgtcgccgccgaagcAAAGACGATGAGTAGCCTAAAAACCTAGACTACAAGGCAGTAAAAACAACCCCCCttaccaccgacgaccgaggtcgcgAGCGGAGGGGAACCGCCGGAAGACGACACTGGAAGATTGGCCTGTCCTGGCCGCAGCTAGGGTTCCAGCCGTGAGGGTTTTTAAAACCAAGGAATGTCCTTCGCCTCAGCGCTCTGACTAGCATTGGTCAACATAGGCAGTTTCCTCCCTAGTACAGCAGAACATGTTTGCAGAGCCAGGTCTATTCTGCTGTTGTGCTACACAGGtactgtaacgcccacgatgcagctatatctcccacgtgtcgaagcacgacttagaggcataaccgcatggtggttttgtcgcaagaagggtcatcttcacacaatcccatttaatgaacaagaatgggataaagagagttggcttacaatcgccacttcacacaatacataaatagattcatacatcattcaaaatacactcatagaccggctacggtcaaatccaaatgaaaagaagataaccctaaatgctagatccccgatcgccccgactgggctccactactgatcatctggaaaagaaacgtagtaacgaccaaggtcctcatcaaactcccacttgagctcggttgcgctggtatcctcggcacctgcaactgttttggtagaatatatgagccacggggactcagcaatctcacacccgcgagatcaagactatttaagctcatgggtaggaaaaggggtaatatggtggagctgcagcaagcactaatcatatatggtggctaacatacgcaagtgagagcgagaagagaagcaacgcatcggtcgagaagctagaagtgatcaagaagtgatcctgaaactacttacgttcatacataacccaaaccgtgttcacttcccggactccgccgaaaagagaccatcacggctacacacgcggttgatgcattttaatgaagtcaagtgtcaagttctctacaaccgaacattaacaaattcccatctgcctcataaccgcgggcacgactttcgaaagataatataccctgcaggggtgtcccaacttagcccatcacaagctctcacagtcaacgaaggatataccttctcccgggaagacccgaccagtctcggaatcccggtttacaagacatttcgacaaaggtaaaacaagaccagcaagaccgcccgatgtgccgacaaatcccgataggagctgcacatatctcattctcagggcacaccggatgaacactacgtacaactagaaccaaccctcaagtttccccgaggtggcgctgcaagtggctctagttcggaccaacactcgaaggagcactggcccccNNNNNNNNNNNNNNNNNNNNNNNNNNNNNNNNNNNNNNNNNNNNNNNNNNNNNNNNNNNNNNNNNNNNNNNNNNNNNNNNNNNNNNNNNNNNNNNNNNNNNNNNNNNNNNNNNNNNNNNNNNNNNNNNNNNNNNNNNNNNNNNNNNNNNNNNNNNNNNNNNNNNNNNNNNNNNNNNNNNNNNNNNNNNNNNNNNNNNNNNNNNNNNNNNNNNNNNttaaaataaagatgaccctcgggctcgcgaaaacccaagggaaaaaggcttaggtggcaaatggtaaaaccaaggttgggccttgctggaggagttttattcaaagcgaactgtcaagggggtcccataaatcacccaaccgcgtaaggaacgcaaaatcaaggaacataacaccggtatgacggaaactagggcgacaagagtggaacaagacaccaggcataagtccgagccttccaccctttaccaagtatataggtgcattaattaaacaagagataatgtgatatcccgaaatatccatgttccaacaaggaacgaacttcctcttcacctgcaactagcaacgctataagaggggctgagcaaaagcggtgacatagccaaacaacggtttgctaggaaaggatggttaaaggcttgacatggcaaaaatgggaggcatgataaacaagtggtaggtagagctaacatagcgatagagcgagcaactagcaaagcaaagatagaagtgatatcgaaggtatggtcattttgcctgcaaagttctcggagttgtcgaaggcttgatcctcgtaagcgttctcaacaggttcctcgttcacgtactcgcctcccggctctacccaaagcaagagcacaagcaatggaaccacaatcaaccatggtgcaatgcacaagcaacatgatgcaatacatggcatgatatgcgagatatgatatgtaatgcatatgcgggctccggaaggaaaaaggatgaacaaggcatcaacttggcaaaccaagcatgccgctAGAtatatgaggtgatttcggttgaaatcgatataaagatcatcgggaacggatgcacggtttacaaatggcaagcaaaacaagaatgacataaATCTGCGATTaataacatgagccaaaaaggatcagaagatatgatggcacccatgtaaacatagcaagtttcgttaacagattcaggaaatagagcatggcattaacagaattatgaaggcatattcgcgagctcgattcactcaccacaagtcattgcatgacaagataagcatagcatcagcaagaatacatatttatgaagctaaccatggcaagaacaagttcatagcatgcaaggatcaactacaacaaccttggcaaaattgaataacatgtaaacaatctgccaggaaacattttatagtagaagtagagcacgaaaatgacatgctagactactccataattgcaaacatgagcattaatggatagagcataatcatatgttcaaaacatccttaccgaaGTGTcttaaaatatgcatggatctctctgtagcagcatgtttacatggcatcaaaataacagcagaacagagactaaaatcagcaacatcatgaagcctagtttgcatgcttgttctagtcaccacatcaatcacaaaaatacatggcaagcacctctttaaagaagacatggcatagttcaaaacacatgtagagctcatgcccataagatgcacacaataaatatagcaaaaatgacaaatgcccacaatctgttaagaatcagaaactaacattatatagcactcttgcatcagagatttgggcatcgagatgacctcaaatgaacatggcccaatggaacaaaattaatagcacatcctgatgaacattttgatatatcatgcgcatgaaacggagcagtatgcacggagttatgatgcgatgaacagggctaaAAAATATGACAGTAATAAGGACTTGgaggatttcggggtcaacctctatCCAGATCTGGATCAGGCCCGCGTGGATCAAGGTACACCAGAGTAGCTCGCCGGAGAGGCGCGGCGGGAGGAGGCCGGAGATGGCCGGCGAGGGGTCAGGGCCGACCGAAGCGACCGGATCCGGCCGGGGGTGCGATCGGCGGCGAGGATTGCGGCGGGGAGGCGNNNNNNNNNNNNNNNNNNNNNNNNNNNNNNNNNNNNNNNNNNNNNNNNNNNNNNNNNNNNNNNNNNNNNNNNNNNNNNNNNNNNNNNNNNNNNNNNNNNNNNNNNNNNNNNNNNNNNNNNNNNNNNNNNNNNNNNNNNNNNNNNNNNNNNNNNNNNNNNNNNNNNNNNNNNNNNNNNNNNNNNNNNNNNNNNNNNNNNNNNNNNNNNNNNNNNNNNNNNNNNNNNNNNNNNNNNNNNNNNNNNNNNNNNNNNNNNNNNNNNNNNNNNNNNNNNNNNNNNNNNNNNNNNNNNNNNNNNNNNNNNNNNNNNNNNNNNNNNNNNNNNNNNNNNNNNNNNNNNNNNNNNNNNNNNNNNNNNNNNNNNNNNNNNNNNNNNNNNNNNNNNNNNNNNNNNNNNNNNNNNNNNNNNNNNNNNNNNNNNNNNNNNNNNNNNNNNNNNNNNNNNNNCCTGCGGTGGCCGGGGCCACGTGGCGGGCTGCGAGAGGTCGGGCGGCAGAGGCGTACGCGTCCGGcgtcgcccggacgtgtccggcggcgtgaggggagcggtggctagggtttcgcccgtgatttggagggggagatgcatatttataggtaggaggagtttggagactccaaatggagtgttttcgcccacacgattgtgatccgacgacggagagcatggaaatgacttagatgggttattgggttgttttggaggggtgttgggctgcaacccaaaaaaggcctttgcggttgtccggttaaccgttagagtatctaacgacctccaaatggcacggaacttgacaggcggtctaccggtgctataccaaggccacttggcaagcctcggtccattccgagaacgtttaacacccgcacatgaaaagagacaagaggggtgtaccggtgcatgtgggagtgtcggattgcaaaacggacaacagggaaaatgctcggatgcatgagacaaac is a window of Triticum dicoccoides isolate Atlit2015 ecotype Zavitan chromosome 2B, WEW_v2.0, whole genome shotgun sequence DNA encoding:
- the LOC119364441 gene encoding pentatricopeptide repeat-containing protein At5g09450, mitochondrial-like translates to MAAALLRAARASRHLALPRSIVGRSSQLSSSSCTASTAETPSTAAAAPPIPADVEDAVVVEAEEEDLRSHIFRLRLAKRSATEALEKWAGEGRAAPAPELRRIARDLSRARRYKHALEVAEFMKTHHESDLSENDYGVRIDLITKVFGANAAEDFFEKLPPTAKSLEAYTALLHSYARSKMIDKAERLFQRMKDADLPIDVLVYNEMMTLYISVGEIDKVPTLAEELKRQNVSPDLFTYNLRISASVASMDLEVFRGILEEMSKDPNSNEGWTLYRNLASIYVDASQLVSSGNSLVEAEAKISQRDWITYDLLVILHAGLGNLDRVKDIWKSMQMTAQRMTSRNYVCVLSAYLMCGQLKDAAEVVDQWQRSKLPEFDVSACNRLFDALLAAGFTDTADSFRELMLQKSCILSSRASACS
- the LOC119364442 gene encoding E3 ubiquitin-protein ligase ATL6-like; this encodes MVAVMEVRPHLLVLLCLLGAGAGAGMAQSLPPAPVPQSGAAAAAPRPTPFGRTMSTVITVAISVFFFLLFFCAYINQCRLAENAAPQGANAAAAGAGASRRGKRGLDPALVATFPIMQYREIKEHKIGRGVLECAVCLTAFEEADDLRLLPHCSHAFHPECIDPWLEARITCPLCRANLEKPPPPPQPSAVAPPSPEQAALHQPSPSPSPPHAVAIPVREDEEDSDEDDRKEEAMELEMLRSERRAARLPRSHSTGHSLFAASAAAAERSDHERFTLRLPHHVREQVLRSRRLRHATSLIDLAGASPEGSVRGGRPAGGGGGGSSHGGRRWQAFLARTMSWARGGGDGSVRKGWDGSTRRGRDDAESSRKGAASPAAARP